One window of the Nicotiana tabacum cultivar K326 chromosome 4, ASM71507v2, whole genome shotgun sequence genome contains the following:
- the LOC142180116 gene encoding uncharacterized protein LOC142180116 has translation MTLKLFHRNLNKELYVTLVYAKCDAIERIDLWDSMYHLASDMESSWLIGGDFNVILSEEEKYRGRPVYLRKVEDFAHCVDTCALYDLGFKGSLYTWWNERSDIDCIFKRLDRAKLHKVEADLTRYYHLEEEFWRQKAGIQWFKDGDRNTMLFHAHVRGKRKRLQVSGILDKNDNLLESQEDMAREALEFFQAQFTEERIPTNFDII, from the exons ATGACATTGAAGCTGTTTCATAGGAATCTGAATAAGGAGTTATATGTGACACTAGTTTATGCCAAATGTGATGCTATAGAAAGAATTGATCTTTGGGATTCAATGTATCACTTAGCATCAGATATGGAATCTTCTTGGCTTAttggaggagatttcaatgtGATTCTATCTGAGGAAGAGAAATATAGGGGTCGTCCTGTGTACCTGAGAAAAGTTGAAGACTTTGCACATTGTGTGGACACATGTGCATTATATGATCTTGGCTTCAAAGGGAGCCTGTATACTTGGTGGAATGAGAGGTCTGACATTGATTGCATCTTTAAGAGGCTTGATAG AGCTAAGTTACACAAAGTAGAAGCTGACCTTACAAGGTATTACCATCTTGAAGAAGAATTTTGGAGACAAAAGGCTGGAATACAGTGGTTTAAGGATGGTGATAGGAACACTATGTTATTTCATGCTCATGTGAGAGGTAAGAGGAAAAGGCTGCAGGTATCCGGAATCTTggacaaaaatgataatttgCTTGAATCACAAGAAGATATGGCAAGGGAGGCACTAGAGTTTTTCCAGGCTCAGTTCACAGAAGAAAGAATTCCTACTAACTTTGATATTATTTAG